In Lutra lutra chromosome 5, mLutLut1.2, whole genome shotgun sequence, a single genomic region encodes these proteins:
- the N4BP3 gene encoding NEDD4-binding protein 3: MATAPGPAAIAMGSVGSLLERQDFSPEELRAALTGSRTSRQPDGLLRKGLGQRELFSYLHLPKKDGKSTKRAPRNEPTDYTTLYYREHPRAGDFSKTSLPERGRFDKCRIRPSVFKPVAGAGKGFLSMQSLAAHKGQKMWRSNGSLHTLACHPPLSPGPRASQAQARAQLLHALSLDEGGPEPEPSLSDSSSGGSFGHSPGTGPGPFSSSLGHINHLGGSLDRASRVPKEAGPLAMLSCLPEPPPPYEFSCPTREEVVSVLPDTCEDLKRGLGDEDGASPFTQVLEERQRLWLAELKRLYIERLHEVAQKAERSERNLQLQLFMAQQEQRRLRKELRAQQGLGPEPRPPSALPEADPGARPEEEARWEVCQKTAEISLLKQQLREAQAELAQKLAEIFSLKTQLRGSRAQAQAQDAELAQLREAVRSLREQGPREEAPGSCETDDCKSRGLLAEAGGSEGGGAGGGAEQLRAQLVQERLRAQEQALCFERERRTWQEEKERVLRYQREIQGGYLDMYRRNQALEQELRALREPPAPWSPRLESSKI, encoded by the exons ATGGCCACAGCGCCAGGCCCTGCCGCCATTGCCATGGGCAGCGTGGGCAGCCTGTTGGAACGGCAGGACTTCTCCCCCGAAGAGCTACGGGCAGCACTCACCGGGTCCCGGACGTCCCGCCAGCCTGATGGGCTCCTCCGGAAGGGCTTGGGCCAGCGTGAGCTCTTCAGCTACCTGCACCTCCCCAAGAAGGACGGCAAGAGCACCAAGAGAGCCCCTCGGAACGAGCCTACTGACTACACCACTCTCTACTACCGAGAACATCCTCGGGCCGGCGACTTCAGCAAGACTTCACTGCCCGAGCGGGGTCGCTTCGACAAG TGCCGCATCCGCCCATCGGTGTTCAAGCCCGTGGCGGGCGCCGGGAAGGGCTTCCTATCCATGCAGAGCCTCGCGGCCCACAAGGGCCAGAAGATGTGGCGCAGCAATGGCAGCCTGCACACGCTGGCCTGCCACCCCCCCCTGAGCCCAGGGCCCCGGGCCAGCCAGGCCCAGGCCCGTGCCCAGCTGCTACACGCCCTCAGCCTGGACGAGGGCGGCCCCGAGCCTGAGCCCAGCCTGTCTGACTCCTCCAGCGGGGGCAGCTTTGGCCACAGTCCTGGCACTGGCCCTGGCCCCTTCAGCTCCTCATTGGGCCACATTAACCACCTGGGGGGCTCCCTGGACCGGGCCTCACGGGTCCCCAAGGAGGCTGGGCCACTGGCTATGCTGAGCTGCCTGCCTGAGCCGCCACCGCCTTATGAGTTCTCCTGCCCCACCCGGGAGGAGGTGGTATCTGTCCTGCCCGACACCTGTGAGGATCTCAAGAGGGGCCTTGGTGATGAGGACGGCGCCAGCCCCTTCACACAG GTGCTGGAGGAGCGCCAGCGGCTGTGGCTGGCAGAGCTGAAGCGCCTGTACATAGAGCGGCTACACGAGGTAGCTCAGAAGGCAGAGCGCAGTGAGCGCAacctccagctccagctcttCATGGCCCAGCAGGAGCAGCGGCGGCTGCGCAAAGAGCTCCGGGCGCAGCAGGGCCTAGGCCCGGAGCCACGGCCCCCCAGCGCCCTTCCGGAGGCCGACCCTGGCGCCCGACCGGAGGAGGAGGCCCGATGGGAG GTGTGCCAGAAGACCGCGGAGATCAGCCTCCTGAAGCAGCAGCTGCGGGAGGCGCAGGCCGAGCTGGCACAGAAGCTGGCCGAGATCTTCAGCCTGAAGACGCAGCTACGGGGCAGCCGGGCGCAGGCGCAGGCGCAGGACGCGGAGCTGGCCCAGCTGCGGGAGGCGGTGCGGAGCTTGCGGGAGCAGGGCCCACGGGAGGAGGCCCCGGGCAGCTGTGAGACGGACGACTGCAAAAGCCGGGGGCTGCTGGCCGAGGCTGGCGGCAGCGAGGGCGGAGGGGCCGGAGGGGGCGCCGAGCAGCTGCGGGCCCAGCTGGTGCAGGAGCGACTGCGCGCCCAGGAGCAGGCGCTGTGCTTCGAGCGGGAGCGGCGGACGTGGCAAGAGGAGAAGGAGCGGGTGCTACGCTACCAGCGGGAGATCCAGGGAGGCTACCTGGACATGTACCGCCGCAACCAGGCGTTGGAACAGGAGCTGCGGGCGCTGCGGGAGCCGCCGGCGCCCTGGAGTCCCCGGCTGGAGTCCTCCAAGATCTGA